The genomic DNA TGCTGGCTGCCGGTTTAAAGGGTATTGAGGAAAAATATGAGGTGCCCGCGCCGGTGGAAGAGAACGTCTATGAGATGTCGGAAAAAGAACGCTCGCGCCGCGGAATTGCCACCTTGCCCAGTAGCCTGGAAGAAGCCGTGCATCTGATGGAGAAGAGTGAGTTGATACGCGAAACACTTGGGGAGCACGTCTTCAACGCCTATATTGAAAACAAGAAGATTGAATGGGCTAAGTTCCGCGCTTACGTCACTGATTGGGAAAGGAATCAGTACCTGTCAGTTTTGTAGGCCGTTACGGCCGATAAGGCAAGTTAAATCGGAGGCCCGCTAACAGGCTCCCGATTTAACTTGGGAAAGTTATCTTCACACCGGTCTTAAGCGCCTTTAGATGTGGCGGCGGACTTTCTGCGCGGAAATCCACAAATGGCCAAACACATTACAAAATAACTCTTCCCATCACAGGGGAAGTAATGGTAAGATAGTACTATGCTTGAAGGTAAATGTCCCAAATGCGGGTATCAATGCGCCGGATGGGGGTTAAGTTTCCCCCGGCATCAGGCTTGCGCGCATTGCGGGTCGGCTCTGGTGATTTCCGAAGACGGAAAAGTGATTGGAACCGGGTACTCACCGTTCACCGCCGAAAAGACACGGTGCGATAATACTGCCGCCGATACTAAAGAACGACGGGAATCCCGTTCCAGCTGACGCCTATTTTATCAAAGTGCTGACCGCTTTAAACTGCTCCGACCGGGCAGTTTTTAACATTTCAAAGAGAGCCATTTCCACACCAGTCAGTCGTATCCCCTCATTTTGCAGTCTGGTCAGCGCCAGCTTACGGTTGGCGGGTGATCGGGAGGCGACTCCGTCAGTGACAATCTGCACCTCGTATCCGGCTTTTTGAAGTTCCAAGGCGGTCTGATAAACGCAGATGTGGCTTTCAATGCCGCAGATGATGATTTGCCGGCGGCCGGTATTCCGCAGCGTTTCTAAAAATCCGTTTTCGGCACAGCAACTGAAGGTGAATTTCTCAATTGTTGCTGTCTCCGGCGTTAATGAGGCGATTTCCGGGATGGTGGGGCCCAGGCCGGCGGTATTCTGTTCGGTGATTATGGCCGGTACGCCCAGTAGCGCACAACCCTGAATCAGGTTCCCGATTTTTTTCAGCAGTTCCTCTTTATCCGGCATGACCCGGAACAGTTTCACTTGAACATCAATAATCAGCAATAGCGCATTGTCGGCTGTCAGCATTTTACCCTCTTTCAGGCAGGATTATTTTGCATTGCGGCGGCCAGCGAAATGCCCAACCGGCGACAGGCTTCCAGATCCGATGGATCAGGTTGCCATTTTGCTTTGACACCGGGGACGACGACCGGGATACCGCTGTCATTAAGGTGTTGTTCCAGTATGGACAGGCTCTCTCCACTCCAGCCGTAACTGCCGAAGGCGGCCCCGATCTTATTCTTGAATTTGAGACCTTTGAGGTCTGTCAGTATCGGCGACAGGGTGGGGAGGATGCCCTGGTTGAAGGTTGGAGAGCCCAGGACTACCCCTTTGGAACGGAAAACATCGGTAATAACGTCGTTCCGGTCAGAGGCGGCAGCATTAAACAGTTTGTAAGAAATACCAGCGGTGACCAGTCCTTCACCGACGGCTTCAGCCATTAACCGGGTGGCCTGCCACATGGTATCGTAGATAATTACGGCATCGTTATTTGGTTGTTGGGCGGCCCATTGCTGGTATTGAGCGACAATCTGGCTCGGGTTTTGCCGCCAGATCAATCCATGGCTGGGGGCTATCATATTAAGCGATAGGTTCAGTGCCAAAAACTCCTCAATTTTGCGGGAAACCATCGGGCTGA from Dehalogenimonas sp. W includes the following:
- a CDS encoding hydrolase, producing MLTADNALLLIIDVQVKLFRVMPDKEELLKKIGNLIQGCALLGVPAIITEQNTAGLGPTIPEIASLTPETATIEKFTFSCCAENGFLETLRNTGRRQIIICGIESHICVYQTALELQKAGYEVQIVTDGVASRSPANRKLALTRLQNEGIRLTGVEMALFEMLKTARSEQFKAVSTLIK
- a CDS encoding MBL fold metallo-hydrolase, whose product is MKTEISNNIFWVGVTDWDLRQFHGHELSTHQGSTYNAYLIIDEKVTLIDTVWTPFADQLLSNISEIIDPGKIDYVIAAHAEVDHSGSLPAVMRHCPEAEIIVSPRGLESIPRYYRQPWHFRSVKTGEQLNLGEKTLTFIEAPMLHWPDNLLTYSAPDNVLFSSDAFGQHFASSGRFNDEVDTAALFAEAEKYYANILTPFSPMVSRKIEEFLALNLSLNMIAPSHGLIWRQNPSQIVAQYQQWAAQQPNNDAVIIYDTMWQATRLMAEAVGEGLVTAGISYKLFNAAASDRNDVITDVFRSKGVVLGSPTFNQGILPTLSPILTDLKGLKFKNKIGAAFGSYGWSGESLSILEQHLNDSGIPVVVPGVKAKWQPDPSDLEACRRLGISLAAAMQNNPA